A window from Methylocystis sp. MJC1 encodes these proteins:
- a CDS encoding winged helix-turn-helix transcriptional regulator, with the protein MRKQRHPQYDQCPIEAAMDIIGGKWKGSILFLLLDDKKRFSDFQKRLTKITQRTLTQQLRDLERDGMVSREIFPQVPPRVEYSLTEKGRTLAPLLIELKKWGEAHALPAEGEEAQEGYPSTPCLP; encoded by the coding sequence ATGCGCAAGCAACGTCACCCGCAATACGACCAATGCCCCATCGAGGCGGCGATGGACATTATCGGCGGCAAATGGAAGGGCTCGATCCTCTTCCTCCTGCTCGACGACAAGAAGCGCTTCAGCGATTTCCAAAAGCGGCTGACCAAGATCACCCAGCGCACGCTCACGCAACAGCTGCGCGATCTCGAACGCGACGGCATGGTGTCGCGCGAAATTTTCCCGCAAGTGCCGCCGCGCGTGGAATACAGCCTTACGGAGAAAGGCCGCACGCTTGCGCCGCTGTTGATCGAGCTGAAGAAGTGGGGCGAAGCGCATGCGCTTCCTGCAGAAGGCGAAGAAGCCCAGGAGGGTTACCCGTCAACGCCTTGTTTGCCGTAA